The Virgibacillus dokdonensis genome includes a window with the following:
- the ymfI gene encoding elongation factor P 5-aminopentanone reductase, whose amino-acid sequence MKRNILIIGASGDIGSAIAEQLLQHGYQLILHYYTNKRVIDELCDAYPESILATYQTDLSKNRSCEQLMQSLPFAIDGVVFASGKAHYGLFQDTSEETMDAMIQLHVKSPWLITKYLLPDMIAKQAGSILFITSIWGEQGASNEVVYSAVKGAQNSFVKALAKEVAPSGISVNAISPGYIETKMNHHLCKEEREAILTEIPMNRAGKPEEIASFVTFLLASERSYIQGAILDVTGGW is encoded by the coding sequence ATGAAAAGAAACATTCTTATAATAGGGGCTAGTGGAGATATCGGTTCAGCAATAGCTGAACAATTATTACAACATGGTTACCAATTAATACTCCACTATTATACAAACAAACGAGTAATTGATGAACTTTGTGACGCATATCCTGAATCTATTTTAGCCACGTATCAAACAGATTTAAGTAAAAACAGATCTTGTGAACAGTTGATGCAGAGTTTACCCTTCGCTATTGATGGAGTGGTCTTTGCAAGCGGGAAAGCACATTACGGTTTGTTTCAAGATACTAGTGAGGAAACGATGGATGCTATGATTCAACTACATGTTAAATCACCTTGGCTTATTACCAAATACCTTCTTCCGGATATGATTGCAAAACAAGCAGGTTCCATCTTATTTATAACATCGATTTGGGGAGAACAAGGTGCCAGTAACGAAGTCGTTTACTCTGCAGTTAAAGGAGCACAAAATAGCTTTGTTAAAGCACTTGCGAAAGAAGTTGCACCTTCTGGGATTTCGGTTAACGCCATTAGCCCAGGTTATATTGAAACAAAGATGAATCATCATTTATGTAAGGAAGAAAGAGAAGCAATTTTAACAGAAATTCCAATGAATAGAGCGGGGAAACCAGAAGAAATTGCATCTTTTGTAACTTTTCTATTAGCTAGTGAAAGGAGCTATATACAAGGGGCAATTTTAGATGTAACAGGCGGTTGGTAA
- a CDS encoding helix-turn-helix domain-containing protein: MQIGARLKEAREAQNLSLEELQEITKIQKRYLLAIEEGNLQILPGKFYARAFMKEYANAVGLDPNELMEEYKEEVPKTEEPTEEQYSRIQRSRKSQEKSTSNFSLFPTVIVGLLIIGIIAVAIFFIAQNMSGTESKDPVNQDDGKGNDIVIKDDSDGGEANQNTADEDQDNEEQDGNDEDTEETNEKAKEPEFTVIEEGTGNTPESTVAFSYTGDEVKATLEASDDTWLGVKADEEDVLFEENMFNAEQSPLELDLTGKERVFFKIGNASVLTITINGKEMEYPVDPSNVRQNIWVELKQEAE; this comes from the coding sequence ATGCAAATCGGAGCAAGACTAAAAGAAGCAAGGGAAGCTCAGAATCTTTCTTTGGAAGAGCTACAAGAAATTACAAAAATTCAAAAGCGGTATTTACTAGCAATTGAAGAAGGGAACTTGCAAATTCTTCCGGGTAAATTTTATGCTAGAGCTTTTATGAAAGAATATGCAAATGCTGTTGGGTTGGACCCAAATGAACTGATGGAAGAATATAAAGAAGAAGTGCCGAAAACAGAGGAGCCTACAGAAGAACAATACTCACGTATACAACGCTCGCGTAAAAGTCAAGAAAAAAGTACATCTAATTTTTCCTTATTTCCTACAGTAATTGTTGGCTTACTTATTATTGGTATTATTGCGGTCGCTATTTTCTTTATTGCCCAAAACATGTCGGGAACAGAAAGTAAAGATCCTGTAAATCAGGATGATGGAAAAGGCAATGATATTGTGATTAAAGACGATAGTGATGGCGGTGAAGCTAATCAAAATACTGCAGATGAAGATCAAGATAATGAAGAACAAGATGGTAACGATGAAGATACGGAAGAAACAAATGAAAAAGCAAAAGAGCCTGAATTTACTGTTATAGAAGAAGGAACAGGTAATACACCAGAATCAACAGTTGCATTCTCTTATACAGGTGATGAAGTAAAAGCTACATTAGAAGCTTCAGACGATACTTGGCTTGGTGTGAAGGCTGATGAAGAAGATGTCCTCTTTGAGGAAAATATGTTTAATGCCGAGCAGTCACCACTTGAATTAGACCTTACTGGTAAAGAACGCGTATTCTTTAAAATTGGCAATGCATCTGTGCTAACCATAACAATAAATGGTAAAGAAATGGAGTATCCTGTTGATCCAAGTAACGTAAGACAAAATATTTGGGTGGAACTAAAACAAGAAGCTGAATAA
- the recA gene encoding recombinase RecA, translating into MSDKKQALDAALKQIEKQFGKGSIMKLGEQAEQRIATIPSGSLALDVALGIGGYPRGRVVEIYGPESSGKTTVALHAIAEAQQQGGQAAFIDAEHALDPTYARALGVNIEELLLSQPDTGEQALEIAEALVRSGAVDIIVVDSVAALVPKAEIEGEMGDSHVGLQARLMSQALRKLSGAINKSKTTAIFINQIREKVGVMFGNPETTPGGRALKFYSSVRLEVRRAESLKQGNDMVGNKARIKVVKNKVAPPFKQAEVDIMYGEGISKEGEILDIGSSLDIVQKSGAWYSYNEERLGQGRENAKQFLKENTDMQAEIHALIRQHYNLDDQPEEEETKEFNQESLDV; encoded by the coding sequence TTGAGTGATAAGAAACAAGCTTTAGATGCAGCGTTAAAACAAATAGAGAAGCAGTTTGGAAAAGGTTCCATTATGAAATTAGGGGAGCAAGCTGAACAAAGAATTGCAACGATACCTAGTGGTTCCTTAGCTTTAGATGTAGCACTTGGAATTGGTGGGTACCCAAGAGGGCGGGTTGTTGAAATATATGGACCAGAATCTTCTGGTAAAACGACCGTAGCTTTACACGCTATAGCAGAAGCGCAGCAACAGGGGGGGCAAGCAGCATTTATAGATGCAGAGCATGCACTTGATCCAACATATGCTCGTGCTTTAGGCGTGAATATTGAAGAGCTATTACTCTCGCAACCAGATACAGGAGAACAAGCTTTAGAAATTGCAGAAGCACTAGTTCGTAGTGGTGCTGTTGACATTATTGTTGTTGATTCCGTAGCTGCACTCGTTCCGAAAGCTGAAATTGAAGGTGAAATGGGAGATTCGCATGTTGGACTTCAAGCTCGTTTGATGTCCCAAGCATTAAGAAAACTATCTGGTGCTATTAACAAATCGAAGACTACGGCTATTTTTATTAATCAAATTCGCGAAAAAGTGGGCGTTATGTTTGGTAATCCGGAAACGACTCCTGGAGGTCGTGCGCTGAAGTTTTACTCATCTGTACGTCTGGAAGTTCGCCGTGCTGAATCGTTGAAGCAAGGAAATGATATGGTAGGAAACAAGGCAAGAATTAAAGTTGTAAAAAACAAAGTTGCACCACCATTTAAACAAGCAGAAGTAGATATAATGTATGGAGAAGGTATTTCTAAAGAGGGTGAAATACTAGACATTGGTTCTAGCTTAGATATTGTTCAAAAAAGTGGTGCTTGGTACTCTTATAATGAAGAGAGGCTTGGTCAAGGACGTGAAAATGCCAAGCAGTTTTTGAAAGAGAACACAGATATGCAGGCGGAAATTCACGCATTAATTAGGCAGCATTATAATTTGGATGATCAACCAGAGGAAGAAGAAACAAAAGAATTTAATCAAGAAAGTTTAGATGTGTAA
- a CDS encoding competence/damage-inducible protein A, translated as MKEELQAEIIAVGTELLLGQIANTNAQWLSLQLANQGVNTYHHIVVGDNLQRVRETFQIAHKRSDIVIVTGGLGPTEDDLTREAFQQLSTIPLVEHGPSMCKIRAYFEKHQTVMTPNNSKQARVFEGATVWMNPVGMAPGMKLTYDGCTWFFLPGVPKEMKALVREYMIPSIQKLLGKKEIIKSVLLKFTGIGESKLEHELQDIIHEQTNPTIAPLAQEEGIVIRLTAKSDSLQKADQLLQETKAKIFLRVGQYAYGEDHETLEGKVVDLLLAKQYTLAAAESLTGGAFAEKITTVSGSSNVFQGGMVTYTIIAKQNTLNVPGEILETNGAVSEDCAEAMAKQAATKFSSTIGISFTGVAGPTKMEGKQVGTVYISIYNDNGTFVTKKFLFPGDRNAIRRRTVLKGLELLYQILK; from the coding sequence ATGAAAGAGGAATTACAAGCTGAAATAATTGCTGTTGGAACTGAACTTTTACTCGGGCAAATTGCAAACACAAACGCTCAATGGCTCTCTCTGCAGTTAGCTAACCAAGGTGTTAACACGTACCACCATATAGTTGTTGGAGACAACTTACAGCGTGTGCGTGAAACATTTCAAATAGCTCATAAACGTTCAGATATTGTTATTGTTACTGGTGGTCTGGGGCCAACAGAAGACGATTTAACAAGGGAAGCATTTCAGCAATTGAGTACTATACCTCTAGTAGAGCATGGACCATCCATGTGCAAAATACGAGCATATTTTGAAAAGCATCAGACAGTGATGACGCCAAATAATTCAAAACAAGCGAGAGTATTTGAAGGGGCAACAGTTTGGATGAATCCTGTAGGAATGGCTCCTGGGATGAAGCTAACATATGATGGTTGCACATGGTTTTTTCTCCCGGGTGTTCCAAAAGAAATGAAAGCTCTAGTAAGAGAATACATGATTCCATCCATACAAAAACTGCTGGGTAAAAAAGAGATCATTAAATCTGTTTTACTGAAATTTACTGGAATTGGTGAATCGAAGCTTGAACATGAACTACAGGATATTATTCACGAACAAACAAATCCTACAATTGCTCCTCTTGCTCAAGAAGAAGGTATTGTCATTCGATTAACAGCAAAAAGTGATTCGCTTCAAAAGGCAGATCAGCTGTTGCAAGAAACGAAAGCGAAAATCTTTTTACGCGTAGGGCAATATGCGTATGGTGAAGATCACGAAACATTAGAAGGGAAAGTTGTAGATTTGTTATTAGCGAAGCAATATACGCTTGCAGCTGCAGAAAGTTTGACTGGTGGAGCGTTTGCAGAAAAAATCACGACTGTCTCTGGTTCATCAAATGTTTTTCAAGGTGGCATGGTTACTTATACAATAATAGCAAAACAGAATACGTTAAATGTACCAGGAGAGATTTTAGAAACAAATGGAGCAGTCAGCGAAGATTGTGCTGAAGCGATGGCAAAGCAAGCAGCTACTAAATTTTCATCTACTATAGGAATATCTTTTACTGGTGTGGCTGGTCCTACTAAGATGGAAGGAAAGCAAGTTGGTACAGTCTATATTTCTATTTATAACGACAATGGTACATTTGTTACTAAGAAGTTCTTATTCCCAGGAGATAGGAATGCTATTCGAAGAAGAACAGTTCTTAAAGGTCTTGAGCTACTATATCAAATACTAAAATAA
- the yfmH gene encoding EF-P 5-aminopentanol modification-associated protein YfmH → MNKHIYSDIDETLYTEKLANGLTVFLLPKPELAKTHALFTTNYGSIDLHFAPIGKDGVITVPEGVAHFLEHKLFESEEGDVFHDFSKQGASANAYTSFTKTAYLFTATDQIEKNVETLIDFVQHPYFTDESVKKEKGIIAQEIRMYDDQPDWQAFMGTIKAMFQNHPINVDIAGTVESIYQITKEDLYTCYHTFYHPENMVLFIAGNFEPEKMGQLIRENQDKKQFAKMEQLKRKFPNEPNAVAEREKRITMPVSIPKCTLGIKRVNQQLSKDELLIEDLLQDMLLDYYFSKGGPFYEELYNENLIDDSFFFESNIDRDFGYVLIGSNTRHPEHFSERLKSMLLGIREANLNEETFQRIKKKKIGQLLRMMNRLENIANAYTHYHMLGIDFFTLLSAVRELTLEDAKQFMYSWIDEERLSVCTIDAE, encoded by the coding sequence ATGAATAAGCACATATATAGTGATATTGATGAAACGCTATATACGGAGAAATTAGCTAATGGATTAACCGTATTTTTATTACCGAAACCAGAACTAGCAAAAACACATGCTTTGTTTACGACGAACTATGGTTCAATTGATTTGCATTTTGCGCCTATAGGTAAAGATGGAGTAATTACTGTTCCAGAAGGAGTAGCTCACTTTTTAGAACATAAGCTCTTCGAAAGTGAAGAAGGGGATGTATTTCATGACTTTTCTAAACAAGGTGCTTCAGCGAACGCTTACACTTCATTTACGAAAACAGCGTATCTTTTCACAGCAACTGATCAAATTGAGAAAAATGTAGAAACACTCATTGATTTTGTCCAACATCCTTATTTTACAGATGAATCCGTAAAGAAAGAAAAGGGGATTATTGCTCAAGAAATAAGGATGTATGATGACCAGCCTGATTGGCAAGCTTTTATGGGCACCATTAAAGCAATGTTTCAAAATCACCCAATTAATGTAGACATTGCAGGGACAGTTGAATCGATCTACCAAATCACAAAAGAAGATTTATATACATGCTACCATACCTTTTATCATCCTGAGAATATGGTTTTATTTATTGCTGGAAACTTTGAACCGGAAAAAATGGGGCAGTTAATTAGAGAGAATCAAGACAAAAAACAGTTTGCCAAGATGGAGCAGTTAAAACGGAAGTTCCCTAATGAGCCAAATGCGGTAGCAGAGCGAGAAAAGCGAATAACTATGCCTGTCTCGATTCCTAAATGTACGCTAGGAATAAAACGTGTTAATCAGCAACTGTCTAAAGATGAGCTTTTAATAGAAGATTTACTTCAGGATATGTTATTGGACTATTATTTTTCAAAAGGCGGACCATTTTACGAGGAACTTTATAATGAAAATCTAATTGATGATAGTTTCTTTTTTGAATCAAATATTGATCGAGATTTTGGGTATGTATTGATTGGTAGTAATACGAGACACCCAGAACACTTTTCCGAACGCTTAAAATCCATGTTACTTGGTATCCGGGAAGCGAATTTAAATGAAGAAACTTTCCAGCGTATAAAGAAGAAGAAAATAGGTCAGCTGCTACGTATGATGAACCGCTTAGAGAACATAGCAAACGCTTATACACATTATCATATGCTAGGTATTGACTTCTTTACATTACTTTCAGCTGTTCGAGAGTTAACTTTGGAGGATGCGAAGCAATTTATGTATTCTTGGATAGACGAAGAACGGTTATCAGTTTGTACGATCGATGCGGAGTAA
- the pgsA gene encoding CDP-diacylglycerol--glycerol-3-phosphate 3-phosphatidyltransferase, giving the protein MNLPNKLTLSRIFLIPIFIILMSVPFPWGSWQIGETALPISHFISALLFIIAAGTDWVDGYYARKYNLVTNLGKFLDPLADKLLVSAAFIILVEMGVAPAWVVILIISREFAVTGLRLVASGEGIVLAAGNMGKIKTATQMVAIAVLLLHNFPFSYIGFPFGEIMLYISLFFTILSGIDYFIKNWHVMRDSK; this is encoded by the coding sequence ATGAACTTACCAAATAAGCTAACATTATCACGTATTTTTTTAATTCCTATTTTCATCATTCTTATGAGTGTTCCATTTCCATGGGGAAGCTGGCAAATAGGAGAAACAGCATTGCCAATATCTCATTTCATTTCTGCTTTATTGTTTATAATTGCAGCTGGAACGGATTGGGTGGATGGCTATTACGCAAGAAAATATAACCTTGTTACAAATTTAGGGAAGTTTCTTGATCCACTAGCAGACAAACTACTTGTTTCCGCTGCTTTCATTATTTTAGTAGAAATGGGAGTTGCCCCAGCATGGGTCGTTATTCTTATTATTAGTCGTGAGTTTGCAGTTACAGGACTTCGTCTTGTTGCTTCTGGGGAAGGTATAGTACTAGCAGCTGGTAATATGGGGAAAATAAAAACAGCAACGCAAATGGTCGCTATTGCTGTTTTGTTATTACATAATTTCCCGTTTTCATATATAGGCTTTCCTTTTGGGGAAATCATGCTATATATTAGTTTATTCTTTACAATATTATCTGGCATAGACTACTTTATTAAAAATTGGCATGTGATGAGGGATTCGAAATGA
- a CDS encoding DUF3243 domain-containing protein, with translation MSVLDNFDSWKSFLANKLTQAQQQGMSNETVQNIAHEIGDYLAQHVDAKNKEEAVLRDLWNSASDEEQQVLANTMIKYVQNQGN, from the coding sequence ATGTCCGTTCTTGATAATTTTGATTCATGGAAAAGCTTTTTAGCTAATAAGCTTACACAAGCACAACAACAAGGAATGAGTAATGAAACAGTTCAAAATATTGCTCATGAGATTGGTGATTATTTAGCACAGCACGTTGATGCTAAAAACAAAGAAGAGGCTGTACTGCGTGACTTATGGAATTCAGCTTCTGATGAAGAACAGCAAGTACTAGCTAATACGATGATTAAATATGTTCAAAACCAAGGAAATTGA
- a CDS encoding YmfK family protein, with product MTRTEWYLEYEIQINRPGLLGDISSLLGMLRINIIMINGVEDAKRGMLLLSKYDENITRLKSILQTMETIKVTKLRQPKLRDKMAVRHGRYIYRDVDDHKTIRFIRDDLGLLVDFMAELYKKDGHKLIGIRGMPRVGKTESVVAASVCANKRWLFVSSTLLRQTVRSKLIEGEYNPDNVYIIDGIVSTRRATEQHWQLIREVMQLPAVKVVEHPDAFVQMTEYKIEDFDYIIELRSHEEEEITYEPVESRQFSQENEFSMFDF from the coding sequence ATGACGAGAACAGAGTGGTATCTTGAATACGAAATTCAAATTAACCGACCAGGCTTGCTTGGTGATATATCGTCTTTACTTGGGATGCTAAGAATTAATATTATTATGATTAATGGGGTCGAGGACGCAAAGCGTGGTATGTTACTTTTATCTAAATATGACGAAAATATAACACGACTCAAGTCAATTTTACAAACGATGGAAACCATTAAAGTAACCAAGTTAAGACAGCCAAAACTTAGAGATAAAATGGCTGTGCGCCATGGTAGATACATATATCGCGATGTAGATGATCATAAAACAATTCGTTTCATTCGCGATGACTTAGGCTTGCTTGTTGATTTTATGGCAGAATTGTATAAAAAAGATGGCCATAAATTAATAGGGATCCGTGGTATGCCAAGAGTAGGGAAAACAGAATCGGTAGTAGCTGCAAGTGTGTGTGCAAACAAACGTTGGTTATTTGTTTCCAGTACCTTATTAAGGCAAACAGTGCGGAGCAAGCTTATTGAAGGTGAGTACAATCCCGATAATGTTTATATTATTGATGGCATTGTATCCACTCGGCGTGCAACCGAGCAGCATTGGCAGTTGATTAGAGAAGTAATGCAGCTACCTGCTGTCAAAGTAGTAGAGCATCCAGATGCGTTTGTACAAATGACAGAATATAAAATAGAGGATTTTGATTACATTATTGAACTAAGAAGTCATGAAGAAGAAGAAATTACATATGAGCCTGTTGAATCAAGACAGTTCAGTCAAGAAAATGAATTTTCAATGTTTGATTTCTAA
- the rny gene encoding ribonuclease Y gives MDSLMLISILLVILIVGIVVGYLIRKSIAEAKISSAETLAKQIVDEAHRNAEASKKEALLEAKDENHKLRQQTEDELRERRNEVQKQENRLMHKEENLDKKSESLDQRELNLEKREQSLADKQQQIEEMESKVEAMIQEQQTELERISGYTTDQARQIILERVEQEVAHESALIIKEAENRAKEEADKKAKSILSLALQRCAADHVAETTVSVVNLPNDEMKGRIIGREGRNIRTLETLTGIDLIIDDTPEAVILSGFDPIRRETARLALEKLVQDGRIHPARIEEMVDKARRDVDNHIREIGEETTFEVGVHGLHPDLIKILGRLKYRTSYGQNVLKHSTEVAYLAGLLAAELGEDEMLARRAGLLHDIGKAIDHEVEGSHVEIGKELALKYKEHEVVINSIASHHGDEEPTSIISVLVAAADALSAARPGARSETLENYIKRLEKLEEISESFVGVEKSFAIQAGREIRIMVKPDEIDDVESVRIARDIRKKIEGELDYPGHIKVTVIRETRAVEYAK, from the coding sequence ATGGACAGTCTAATGCTCATCTCCATTTTGCTTGTAATCCTAATCGTCGGTATTGTTGTTGGTTATCTGATTCGTAAGTCTATTGCTGAAGCAAAAATTTCGAGTGCCGAAACGCTAGCTAAACAAATCGTTGATGAAGCACATCGGAATGCAGAAGCTTCAAAGAAAGAAGCCCTTCTTGAAGCGAAGGATGAAAATCATAAACTTCGGCAGCAAACAGAAGATGAACTTCGAGAGAGACGAAACGAAGTACAAAAACAAGAAAATCGTCTGATGCATAAAGAAGAAAATTTGGACAAGAAAAGTGAATCGTTAGATCAGCGAGAACTTAATTTAGAAAAAAGAGAACAGTCGTTAGCAGACAAACAACAACAAATTGAAGAAATGGAAAGCAAAGTGGAAGCTATGATACAAGAGCAGCAAACTGAGCTTGAACGCATTTCAGGGTATACAACAGACCAGGCTAGACAAATTATTTTAGAGCGTGTAGAACAAGAAGTTGCTCATGAATCTGCTCTAATTATTAAAGAGGCAGAAAATCGTGCGAAAGAAGAAGCAGATAAAAAAGCTAAAAGCATCCTATCGTTAGCTCTGCAGCGTTGTGCTGCTGACCACGTTGCTGAAACGACAGTATCCGTTGTCAACCTTCCTAATGACGAGATGAAAGGGCGCATCATTGGACGAGAAGGAAGAAATATAAGAACATTAGAAACGTTAACAGGAATTGACTTGATTATTGATGATACTCCAGAAGCAGTTATACTATCAGGATTTGACCCTATACGAAGAGAAACAGCTCGTTTGGCCTTAGAAAAACTCGTTCAGGACGGACGTATCCACCCAGCTCGCATTGAAGAGATGGTGGATAAAGCAAGGCGTGATGTGGATAATCATATTCGAGAAATTGGTGAAGAGACAACGTTTGAAGTGGGAGTGCACGGCTTACATCCAGACTTAATTAAAATTCTTGGGCGTTTGAAATATCGGACAAGCTATGGACAAAATGTGTTAAAACATTCCACGGAAGTAGCTTATCTAGCTGGTTTGCTTGCTGCTGAACTTGGTGAAGATGAAATGTTGGCAAGAAGAGCTGGACTGCTTCATGATATAGGGAAAGCCATTGATCATGAGGTAGAAGGAAGTCACGTGGAAATTGGTAAAGAACTTGCTTTGAAGTACAAAGAGCATGAAGTTGTTATCAATTCTATTGCTTCACACCATGGCGATGAAGAACCTACTTCCATTATTTCAGTGCTTGTAGCTGCTGCTGACGCATTATCTGCGGCTAGACCTGGAGCAAGAAGCGAGACGTTGGAAAATTATATTAAACGTTTAGAAAAACTGGAAGAAATTTCGGAGTCGTTTGTTGGTGTAGAAAAATCATTTGCCATTCAAGCTGGAAGAGAGATTCGAATTATGGTAAAACCAGATGAAATTGACGACGTAGAATCCGTTCGAATTGCAAGAGATATTCGTAAGAAAATTGAAGGCGAACTGGACTACCCTGGACACATTAAAGTTACAGTAATTAGAGAAACTCGAGCAGTGGAATATGCTAAATAA
- the yfmF gene encoding EF-P 5-aminopentanol modification-associated protein YfmF yields the protein MQEIQENIKDINGFNVHYIPNQKYKTLTVVLKLRAPLDRDTITKRALLPYVLKQGTKQYPSKQELQIKLDGLYGASLSIDGAKKGENHIISVRLDIANQKFLAGDSSVFEEGLQLLYDVLFNPNVDDQGFNKSIFSREKETLKQKNLSLKDDKMSYANLRLIDEMCKGEPYAVHVHGYLDDLETITPASLFSYYQQVVANDQIDIYVQGDLSKENMEEAIKKVFQQANKNQPRLKHKDLKERHFNKTDVTPKEIVETDKVQQAKLHIGYRTNVTFGEPAYYALHVLNGIFGGFPSSKLFINVREKNSLAYYAASRMESHKGLLFVFSGIAPEDFEKARDIIKKQVEAMKQGDFTTQDIAEAKAVITNQLLETFDSPQGTIEFLYQQVLANKKITPLHFVEQLNKVTKEEIVAVAKRLQEDTTYLLTAEKGDSHE from the coding sequence ATGCAAGAAATTCAGGAAAACATAAAAGATATTAACGGTTTTAATGTTCATTATATTCCTAATCAAAAGTATAAAACATTGACTGTTGTTTTAAAGTTGCGTGCACCTTTAGATAGGGACACGATTACAAAAAGAGCATTGTTACCATATGTACTAAAGCAAGGTACGAAACAATACCCATCTAAACAAGAACTGCAAATAAAATTAGATGGCTTATACGGAGCTTCTCTTTCTATAGACGGCGCCAAAAAAGGAGAAAACCATATTATTAGTGTGCGACTAGATATTGCCAATCAGAAGTTTTTAGCAGGAGATTCTTCTGTATTTGAAGAAGGTCTACAGCTGCTTTATGATGTGTTATTTAATCCAAATGTTGATGACCAAGGCTTCAATAAGTCTATATTCTCACGAGAGAAGGAGACCTTAAAACAAAAAAACCTGAGCTTAAAAGATGACAAGATGAGTTATGCTAACCTCCGTTTAATTGATGAAATGTGTAAAGGCGAGCCTTATGCAGTTCATGTGCATGGATATTTGGATGACTTGGAAACAATAACTCCGGCTTCTCTTTTTTCTTATTACCAACAAGTAGTTGCAAACGATCAAATTGATATTTATGTGCAAGGGGATCTTTCAAAGGAAAATATGGAAGAGGCAATAAAGAAAGTATTTCAACAAGCAAACAAAAATCAACCAAGATTAAAGCATAAAGATTTGAAAGAACGCCATTTTAACAAAACTGATGTTACACCAAAAGAAATTGTGGAAACAGATAAGGTTCAGCAAGCAAAATTACATATCGGTTACCGCACAAACGTTACGTTTGGAGAGCCTGCTTATTATGCTCTTCATGTGCTAAATGGGATTTTCGGTGGTTTTCCAAGTTCAAAATTGTTCATTAATGTTCGAGAAAAGAATAGTCTTGCTTATTATGCTGCTTCTCGTATGGAAAGTCATAAAGGATTATTGTTTGTTTTTAGTGGTATTGCTCCAGAAGATTTTGAAAAGGCAAGAGACATTATAAAAAAACAGGTGGAAGCAATGAAGCAAGGAGACTTTACAACGCAAGATATTGCGGAAGCCAAAGCCGTTATTACTAACCAACTATTAGAGACATTCGACAGCCCGCAAGGAACAATTGAATTTTTATATCAACAAGTTTTAGCAAACAAAAAAATTACTCCTCTTCATTTTGTAGAGCAATTGAATAAGGTGACAAAAGAAGAGATTGTTGCTGTTGCTAAACGCTTGCAAGAAGACACAACTTATTTATTAACGGCAGAGAAAGGAGATAGTCATGAATAA